A region from the Paenarthrobacter aurescens genome encodes:
- a CDS encoding IclR family transcriptional regulator, giving the protein MEKTSALEDQSAQKSATRTLSSASRALGLLEAIAEHRRPVKPPTLSRQLGWSRATLHQHLVTFVSAGWLEQLEDGSYRLSMRASRVGRAAMEQSSIGERVLPLMRQLTEATRESTFLAILDGDAAHIVERMEPRRRIRADISAEMSWALDDSASGRALVAFADPAVVDELRATGAKLPTQTELARVRRNGYAVSAREPDDEDMITAVAVPLMDDRGYCVAALGVLGPEDRLDIEDVARRLKAGADNLHALWHPAN; this is encoded by the coding sequence ATGGAAAAGACATCAGCCCTCGAAGATCAGTCCGCTCAGAAGTCCGCAACCCGGACCCTTAGCTCAGCCAGCCGGGCCCTTGGCCTGCTCGAAGCAATCGCGGAGCACCGACGACCCGTCAAGCCACCCACTTTGTCGCGCCAACTGGGCTGGTCGAGGGCTACCTTGCACCAACACCTCGTCACGTTCGTGAGTGCAGGATGGCTGGAGCAACTGGAGGACGGCTCATACCGCTTATCCATGAGGGCGAGCCGTGTGGGCAGGGCAGCCATGGAGCAATCGAGCATCGGGGAGCGGGTCCTGCCCCTCATGCGCCAACTCACCGAAGCCACCCGGGAATCCACATTCCTGGCGATTCTCGACGGCGATGCTGCCCACATTGTCGAGCGTATGGAACCACGCCGTCGTATCCGTGCTGACATCAGCGCAGAAATGAGCTGGGCCTTGGACGATAGTGCCTCGGGACGCGCGCTGGTGGCGTTCGCCGATCCCGCCGTCGTCGATGAACTCCGGGCGACCGGCGCGAAACTCCCAACACAAACCGAACTGGCCCGTGTCCGCCGCAACGGCTATGCCGTTTCAGCGCGCGAGCCCGATGACGAAGACATGATCACGGCAGTAGCCGTCCCCCTGATGGACGATCGCGGCTACTGCGTTGCAGCACTCGGGGTCCTTGGACCCGAGGATCGCCTGGACATCGAGGACGTCGCCCGCAGGCTCAAAGCCGGCGCCGACAATCTCCATGCGCTGTGGCATCCAGCCAACTAG
- a CDS encoding membrane dipeptidase yields the protein MKTPDTLYVDGMESGNFTSETLRTIRSGDVDCITVTCGFWDDAVESLDSIARWREFIEENSDVVGIARNTDDIRRLRAENRTAVLLGFQNTSSLQGRIRFVRLFAELGVRIFQLTYNNQNDVGSSCYEPGDAGLTRFGYEVVGELNKNGILVDLSHVGERTCKDAIAASSKPVAITHANAASLYSHPRNVSDSTIKELSARGGVIGCALYPNLAGPEYSASLDAWCDMVLKTADIAGIDHVGIGSDLGGSTTDADLAWMRQGRWTLLENYGAASAVSPGDDDPQWFTSMESFAGIADGLAGRGLNTSEVSAVMGGNWMRLYSEVMA from the coding sequence ATGAAAACACCCGACACTTTATACGTCGACGGGATGGAAAGCGGAAACTTCACGTCCGAGACGCTGAGGACCATCCGGTCCGGTGACGTCGACTGCATTACGGTCACGTGCGGTTTTTGGGATGACGCCGTAGAGTCCCTGGACTCCATCGCACGATGGCGTGAATTCATCGAAGAAAACAGCGACGTGGTGGGTATCGCGCGGAATACCGACGATATCCGCCGGCTCCGGGCTGAGAACCGCACCGCAGTCCTCCTCGGATTCCAGAACACGTCCTCGCTGCAGGGCCGCATTCGCTTTGTCCGGCTGTTCGCCGAGCTCGGCGTACGCATCTTCCAGCTGACCTACAACAACCAGAACGACGTCGGCTCCAGCTGTTACGAGCCCGGCGATGCAGGACTCACGAGGTTTGGCTACGAAGTGGTGGGCGAGCTCAACAAGAACGGTATTTTGGTGGACCTGTCGCATGTGGGGGAGCGGACGTGCAAAGACGCAATTGCCGCTTCCTCCAAGCCGGTGGCCATCACCCACGCCAACGCTGCGAGCTTGTATTCGCACCCCCGCAACGTTTCAGACAGCACCATCAAGGAACTGTCAGCACGCGGCGGTGTAATCGGCTGTGCGCTGTACCCCAACCTTGCCGGTCCCGAATACAGTGCGTCGCTGGATGCTTGGTGCGACATGGTCCTCAAAACCGCGGACATCGCGGGCATTGACCATGTAGGGATCGGATCCGACCTTGGTGGCAGCACCACGGACGCTGACCTGGCTTGGATGCGACAGGGCCGCTGGACCCTCCTGGAAAACTACGGCGCCGCTTCAGCCGTGTCCCCTGGCGATGACGACCCCCAATGGTTCACGTCCATGGAGTCTTTCGCTGGAATCGCCGATGGCTTGGCCGGACGCGGACTCAACACTTCAGAAGTGTCTGCCGTCATGGGCGGAAACTGGATGCGTCTGTATAGCGAGGTCATGGCATGA